One genomic region from Phragmites australis chromosome 1, lpPhrAust1.1, whole genome shotgun sequence encodes:
- the LOC133913795 gene encoding protein neprosin-like → MASSCGKKKPRVPIIASVVPFLLLLVSFSLVSATHGGNGTRTQALFGARDELRAYRRVMARAARMKMASVKTIQSPDDGDAIDCVPSHLQPAFDHPKLRGQKPEDEPAERPRGSAAAAAQDQEEAVFFPQAWSDGGESCPEGTVPVRRTTERDVLRCSSARRFGMKPRASNVRRDSTSSGHEHAVGYVTGDQFYGAKASLNVWSAKVASAAEFSLSQIWVISGSFGNDLNTIEAGWQVSPELYGDNNPRFFTYWTSDAYQETGCYNLYCSGFVQTNNRIAIGAAISPTSVYNGRQFDISLLIWKDPRRGHWWLQLGSGPLVGYWPSFLFTHLGGHANMVQFGGEVVNSRPSGSHTPTQMGSGHFPREGFNRAAYFRNVQVVDWDNSLVPAAALRLVADHPGCYDIQGGYNRAWGNYFYYGGPGRNVHCP, encoded by the exons ATGGCCTCTAGCTGCGGCAAGAAGAAGCCCAGAGTCCCAATCATTGCCTCCGTTGTCCCCTTCCTGCTCCTCCTTGTGTCTTTCTCCTTGGTCTCCGCGACGCACGGCGGCAACGGCACGCGGACGCAGGCGCTCTTCGGTGCCAGGGATGAGCTGCGCGCGTACAGGAGGGTCATGGCGCGAGCGGCCAGGATGAAGATGGCTTCGGTCAAGACAATCCAG AGCCCCGACGACGGCGATGCCATCGACTGCGTGCCGTCGCACCTGCAGCCGGCGTTCGACCACCCGAAGCTCAGAGGGCAGAAACCCGAG GATGAGCCTGCGGAGAGGCCCaggggctccgccgccgccgccgcgcaagATCAGGAGGAGGCCGTCTTCTTCCCGCAGGCGTGGAGCGACGGGGGTGAGTCGTGCCCCGAGGGGACGGTGCCGGTGCGGCGCACGACGGAGCGCGACGTGCTGAGGTGCAGCTCAGCCCGGCGGTTCGGGATGAAGCCCCGCGCCAGCAACGTGCGGCGCGACTCCACCAGCAGCGGCCACGAG CACGCGGTGGGGTACGTGACAGGGGACCAGTTCTACGGCGCGAAGGCGAGCCTGAACGTGTGGTCGGCCAAGGTGGCGTCGGCGGCGGAGTTTAGCCTCTCCCAGATCTGGGTCATCTCCGGCTCCTTCGGCAACGACCTCAACACCATCGAGGCAGGATGGCAG GTGAGCCCTGAGCTGTATGGAGATAACAACCCGAGGTTCTTCACATACTGGACG AGCGACGCCTACCAGGAGACCGGGTGCTACAACCTCTACTGCTCCGGCTTCGTCCAGACCAACAACCGGATCGCCATCGGAGCCGCCATCTCGCCGACCTCGGTTTACAACGGCCGGCAGTTTGACATCAGCCTCCTCATATGGAAG GACCCACGGCGCGGGCACTGGTGGCTGCAGCTGGGGTCGGGCCCGCTGGTGGGGTACTGGCCGTCGTTCCTGTTCACGCACCTGGGCGGGCACGCCAACATGGTGCAGTtcggcggcgaggtggtgaACTCGCGCCCGTCCGGGTCGCACACGCCCACGCAGATGGGGAGCGGCCACTTCCCCCGCGAGGGGTTCAACCGCGCCGCCTACTTCCGCAACGTGCAGGTGGTGGACTGGGACAACAGCCtcgtccccgccgccgcgctccgGCTCGTCGCCGACCACCCGGGGTGCTACGACATCCAGGGCGGCTACAACCGCGCCTGGGGGAACTACTTCTACTACGGCGGACCCGGCAGGAACGTGCACTGCCCCTAG